CTACCGTGTTCGCGTCGGGCGGATGAACACTGAAGATCTGGCACATGAACTGGCCGACCGGATCGAGCGAGAGCAGCAACTGACTGCGTTTGTGGTTCGTTTGGACGACTGAGGAGGAGAGTTAACTAGCCTTGAATGGCAAGAAAAAGAACGCAGCCGATTCTCAATGGGTGTTGAACCCATCGGACTTTGCATTCTTGTGGGAAGAATGCAAAAGGTGCTTCTATCTGAAAGTCCGCGAAGGCTTCCGGCGCCCTTCCATGCCCATGGCCAAAATTTTTACAGTTATCGATGGTGAGATGAAAAACTGCTACTCCGGCAAGCGGACTGAGAAAGCGATGCCTTTTCTCCCTCCAGGCATAGTCGATTCGAGTGTTAGTTGGGTTCAATCGAAGCCGATCAATGTGTCAGGTCACGATACGGCATGCATGATTCGCGGGAAAATCGATACCCTTGTGAAATTCGACGACGGCTCCTACGCGATAATTGATTTCAAGACATCATCTCCGCGTGCAGAACATGTCCAGCTATACGGGCGGCAGCTTCATGCTTATGCTCTCGCACTAGAGCAAGCGGCGGTCGGACATGTGAATCTCTCACCTATTCGGCGTCTCGGACTTCTAGTATACGAACCGCGCGAGTTTGCAAACCCCACTGCCAGCGAGGCGTCACTCTCGGGAAGACTTACTTGGATTCCGATTGAACGAGACGATAGAAAGTTCCAGGGGTTCATAGGCGAAATACTC
The genomic region above belongs to Candidatus Bathyarchaeia archaeon and contains:
- a CDS encoding PD-(D/E)XK nuclease family protein produces the protein MNGKKKNAADSQWVLNPSDFAFLWEECKRCFYLKVREGFRRPSMPMAKIFTVIDGEMKNCYSGKRTEKAMPFLPPGIVDSSVSWVQSKPINVSGHDTACMIRGKIDTLVKFDDGSYAIIDFKTSSPRAEHVQLYGRQLHAYALALEQAAVGHVNLSPIRRLGLLVYEPREFANPTASEASLSGRLTWIPIERDDRKFQGFIGEILEVLEKLSPPDAGECEWCQYREASRKNKF